In Trichomycterus rosablanca isolate fTriRos1 chromosome 20, fTriRos1.hap1, whole genome shotgun sequence, one DNA window encodes the following:
- the nrip1a gene encoding nuclear receptor-interacting protein 1 encodes MTHGDETGPEKHQDSAVLTYLEGLLMPRVAGAQNATATQRSEAEKGKEEQENKESPGLTLPRHSTQQEQDKISPHGSTHHVKKARLLRSEAWINHESQMRSVPPVEPSKEKQEHCSGLNGSLQWKGESTLLASLLQNFSTRLQNVALSQQISQNIMSHNDTQDSGSKPEEEHRAPRDVHGSSPGLTGNSTVQNHSSSKVYHHRQSSQERLSKSPVTPQHSSQSPSSESLPCTERLKAVASMVNVRSSPAPSPKPSVACSQLALLLSSEAHLQQYSREHAIKAQLAGRSASERLAAMATQQEKKPTIYRPAQANHDGLSSLQANGKPPEVSTSLSRPSSSISMGKSRSLGSVRRTHPFRERRPFERHSRLTQNCSSLLLQLLNSHNTPQQLNCQGHMKEDVSIFSSQASPMFSDSEQSNSAYSLPKDSSDAESSRSSCSPIDLSLKSKVNFKVPQPSSSSPPLDKLTESIKNRCTPESPILNFSAESKELHACSEIKPHHKVTLLELLLDQKHNQKTNKCLNSPGLQPLIIPKVSSAPESNQALFYTSQYKDARESSPNCRRNSRSPKVLPTFSQGRDCNIRASPYNIYSPPHTQSVPLDLCKSKPTVSGSSGKEPAFSASKLLQNLAQCGTQNPVSSPTLKSQLPPIKRQLTEEFKSAALLEKLTAPIQKSTATTFEATHIKSQATPLPEPTQHTSEIENLLERRTVLQLLLGNKSKKERAGIKRKRESGKHTTSKCPSTLKTPSPDILVKTEPEEDVCRSMYNDRQVTNNILLESPRQSPHVVNQVSIKQEPQTSVPVPRDGLLPYFSYNQPTDLKPNSIKHSKRGCIKEEQVEHQGPTIPKKRKISVEPEDQADMSQQRMYNSYFTQKDNSNFSTSEIAETRESSNPCSPPAADSPPAKFPPCESPRNDTGGFNVLKQLLLSDNCLKELSQSRSTFSTPTHPVGNGSTIKEPCNNRDLQNFRQTLNPSKLSTMRPELSRQESVSDVHQDSPRSKHDISSERDSKSLANGDKRGNCDLESPRMTKANPILYYMLQRSNAHFVRDSIEPSAKVGHCRVQIKDKEASEASDVKVNLQQSPHIHNGSHSCDSPRLNGSLKKTAID; translated from the coding sequence ATGACTCATGGGGACGAGACTGGCCCTGAGAAACACCAGGATTCTGCTGTTCTAACATATCTGGAAGGCTTACTTATGCCTCGGGTAGCAGGAGCACAAAATGCCACAGCAACACAAAGAAGTGAGGCTGAAAAAGGCAAAGAAGAGCAAGAAAACAAGGAGTCGCCTGGGCTTACACTTCCCAGGCACAGCACTCAGCAGGAGCAGGATAAAATAAGTCCTCACGGGTCAACGCATCATGTCAAAAAAGCTCGCCTGCTCCGCTCAGAAGCCTGGATTAACCATGAAAGCCAAATGAGGTCTGTGCCTCCTGTTGAGCCCAGTAAGGAAAAGCAAGAGCACTGTAGTGGCCTGAATGGTTCTTTGCAGTGGAAAGGAGAGAGCACACTGCTGGCAAGCCTACTTCAGAACTTCAGCACAAGGCTCCAAAATGTGGCCCTTTCACAACAAATCTCCCAAAACATAATGTCACACAATGACACACAAGACTCAGGCAGCAAGCCTGAAGAAGAACACAGAGCACCTAGAGATGTTCATGGATCTTCTCCAGGCTTGACTGGAAACAGCACAGTGCAGAATCACAGTAGTAGCAAAGTGTATCACCATCGACAGTCTAGTCAGGAGAGACTATCAAAGTCTCCAGTGACACCGCAGCACAGTTCACAATCCCCCTCATCAGAATCTCTTCCTTGTACCGAGCGCCTAAAAGCTGTGGCCAGTATGGTAAATGTCAGGTCAAGCCCAGCACCTTCACCGAAACCCAGTGTGGCCTGCAGTCAGCTTGCTTTACTGCTATCCAGTGAGGCTCACCTGCAGCAGTACTCCAGGGAACATGCAATTAAAGCTCAACTTGCCGGGCGATCGGCCAGCGAGAGGCTTGCAGCCATGGCTACACAGCAAGAAAAGAAACCTACAATTTACAGACCAGCTCAGGCAAACCACGATGGACTAAGCTCCTTGCAGGCAAATGGTAAACCTCCAGAGGTGTCAACAAGCTTGAGCAGGCCGAGTTCAAGCATAAGTATGGGAAAAAGTAGATCACTGGGTTCGGTGCGTAGAACACATCCCTTCCGCGAACGGCGACCTTTTGAAAGGCACAGCAGGCTGACGCAAAACTGCAGCAGTCTGCTGCTTCAACTTCTCAACAGCCACAACACACCACAGCAACTTAATTGCCAGGGTCACATGAAGGAGGATGTCAGCATATTTTCTAGTCAAGCGTCTCCTATGTTCTCAGACAGTGAACAATCGAACTCTGCATACAGTCTACCAAAAGACAGCAGCGATGCCGAGAGCTCTCGCTCCAGTTGTTCTCCAATTGACCTTTCCTTAAAAAGCAAAGTCAATTTTAAAGTTCCACAGCCTTCCTCATCTTCACCCCCTTTGGACAAGCTCACAGAGTCTATAAAAAACAGGTGCACACCGGAGAGTCCGATTTTAAACTTTTCTGCAGAATCCAAAGAGTTACATGCTTGTTCCGAGATCAAACCCCATCACAAGGTTACACTTTTGGAGTTGCTTCTTGATCAAAAACACAATCAGAAGACAAACAAATGCCTTAATAGTCCAGGTTTACAGCCACTCATTATCCCTAAGGTCAGTAGTGCACCTGAAAGTAATCAGGCTCTGTTTTATACTAGTCAATATAAGGATGCAAGAGAATCTAGCCCTAATTGTAGACGAAATAGCAGAAGTCCTAAAGTACTGCCAACATTCTCTCAAGGAAGGGATTGTAACATCAGGGCATCTCCATATAACATATATAGCCCCCCTCATACACAGTCTGTCCCACTGGATCTGTGTAAGAGTAAACCAACTGTGAGTGGTTCAAGTGGCAAAGAACCAGCTTTTAGTGCTAGTAAACTGTTACAAAATTTAGCTCAGTGTGGAACTCAAAATCCTGTCAGTTCCCCCACACTGAAGTCTCAGTTGCCTCCGATCAAAAGGCAACTAACTGAAGAGTTTAAATCAGCAGCTCTTTTAGAAAAACTCACTGCACCCATTCAGAAAAGCACCGCAACAACATTTGAAGCAACTCATATTAAGTCCCAAGCCACACCTTTGCCAGAACCTACACAACACACTTCAGAGATTGAAAATCTCCTAGAAAGGCGTACAGTTCTACAGCTTCTTTTGGGCAATAAGTCTAAAAAAGAAAGAGCTGGCATCAAGAGAAAAAGAGAATCTGGAAAACACACTACTTCAAAATGCCCCAGTACTTTGAAAACTCCCTCACCAGATATTTTAGTCAAAACTGAGCCAGAGGAAGACGTATGTAGAAGTATGTATAATGACAGACAGGTaacaaataatatattattagaaTCACCCAGGCAGAGCCCTCATGTTGTCAATCAGGTAAGCATAAAGCAAGAGCCACAGACCTCAGTACCAGTTCCCAGAGATGGTCTCCTTCCTTATTTCTCATATAACCAGCCCACAGACCTAAAGCCAAACTCAATAAAGCACTCAAAAAGAGGTTGCATTAAAGAGGAACAAGTAGAACATCAGGGACCAACTATCCCGAAGAAGAGAAAAATTTCGGTTGAACCAGAGGACCAGGCTGACATGAGCCAGCAGAGGATGTATAATAGTTATTTTACCCAAAAAGACAATAGCAATTTCTCAACCTCTGAAATTGCTGAGACTCGAGAATCCAGCAATCCATGCAGCCCTCCGGCGGCAGACAGTCCACCAGCTAAGTTTCCGCCATGTGAATCCCCACGAAATGACACTGGTGGATTTAATGTTCTGAAGCAGCTCCTTCTTTCAGACAACTGTTTAAAGGAactctctcagtcaagaagtaCATTCAGTACGCCGACACATCCTGTCGGGAATGGAAGTACAATCAAAGAGCCATGTAACAACAGAGACCTTCAAAACTTTCGTCAGACTCTTAACCCGAGCAAATTGTCTACAATGAGACCGGAACTAAGCAGACAGGAATCTGTTTCTGATGTGCACCAGGATTCACCCAGGTCAAAACATGACATCAGCTCAGAGAGGGACTCAAAATCATTGGCCAATGGTGATAAGAGAGGAAACTGTGATCTGGAATCTCCGCGAATGACTAAAGCTAACCCTATTTTGTATTATATGCTCCAGAGAAGCAATGCACATTTTGTTAGAGACTCAATTGAGCCCAGTGCAAAGGTGGGTCATTGCAGGGttcaaataaaagacaaagaggCATCAGAGGCCTCTGATGTTAAAGTAAACTTGCAACAAAGCCCACATATTCACAACGGATCTCATAGTTGTGACTCCCCACGGCTAAATGGGTCGCTAAAGAAGACTGCTATAGACTGA